Part of the Oncorhynchus mykiss isolate Arlee chromosome 26, USDA_OmykA_1.1, whole genome shotgun sequence genome is shown below.
tccatcaaccctaaacctaaccctttacacagcttcactgtctacagatcacctatcccttatagtatccacataatctctacagtacagctaacagcatccatcaaccctaaacctaaccctttacacagcttcactgtctacagatcccctatcccttatagtatccacataatctctacagtacagcatccatcaaccctaaacctaaccctttacacagcttcactgtctacagatcacctatcccttatagtatccacataatctctacagtacagcatccatcaaccctaaacctaaccctttacacagcttcactgtctacagatcacctatcccttatagtatccacataatctctacagtacagctaacagcatccatcaaccctaaacctaaccctttacacagcttcactgtctacagatcacctatcccttatagtatccacataatctctacagtacagctaacagcatccatcaaccctaaacctaaccctttacacagcttcactgtctacagatcacctatcccttatagtatccacataatctctacagtacagcatccatcaaccctaaacctaaccctttacacagcttcactgtctacagatcacctatcccttatagtatccacataatctctacagtacagctaacagcatccatcaaccctaaacctaaccctttacacagcttcactgtctacagatcacctatccttatagtatccacataatctctacagtacagctaacagcatccatcaaccctaaacctaaccctttacacagcttcactgtctacagatcacctatcccttatagtatccacataatctctacagtacagctaacagcatccatcaaccctaaacctaaccctttacacagcttcactgtctacagatcacctatccttatagtatccacataatctctacagtacagcatccatcaaccctaaacctaaccctttacacagcttcactgtctacagatcacctatccttatagtatccacataatctctacagtacagctaacagcatccatcaaccctaaacctaaccctttttattattgttttctatttaacctttatttaactaggcaagtcagttaagaaccaattcttatttacaatgacggcctaggaacagtgggttaactgccttgttcaggggtagaacgacagatttttaccttgtcagctcagggattcgatctagcaacctttcggttactggcccaatgctctaaccactaggctttcaTACAGCTTAGTGCACACATCAACCTTTTTactcctctcacactctctctttctcgctatcgctctccctctctctcgctctctctctccaggtactACCCCAGTGGCGATGCTTTTGCCTCTGCTTCTGACGACTCTACCGTGAGTTTATAACACACTTATAGCACACTTATACaccctacttagtgcactactcttgaacAAAGCCACAGAGTTGCAGCCAAAAAGCTCTAATCAaaggtagtgccctataaagggaatagggtgtcactgGACAGATGATGGACCTTTGATGTGATTCTGTGGGTTGTGTGTGGCAGTCGGACACTCTGTCTCAATAACACCGTTCAGTTAACAGAATCTCTGGGAGAGAATTGATTATCTTAGTGTGATGTCACTGGTCAAAGACCGCTCTTTCACATCATACAGTCCATGTGTCAAAGCATCCCACTGTTTTACATTACTACACAGGTTTGTATTAAGAAGTGTTATTCAGGCCAAGGAGgaaaaatacaatacattacGATATAACTTTATtgtacatcatgggaaaattacaATGTAACTTTGTCTCTCATTAGGAAATATGCTGGGCCTTTGAGTTCACAgcacagacagaaacaacaactagCATGTAATGggttaaataaaacatctaaTCAAAATGTCCCATTGAttgtctgtgtgttccagtgcCGTCTGTTTGATCTCAGGGCTGATCGGGAGGTGTCCATCTACTCCAAAGACAGCATAATGTTTGGAGCCGCCAGTGTCGACTTCTCTCTTAGTGGTAAGATGTGGACAATAGTCAGCAACCGTTTGACAGATAATACCTCTTTATTAGCTTCCTCTCAACAGAGACTAGAGTCAACTAAACATCTTTTGGTCCCCTGATCATGAACACATTTACAATAATGCTGTTGGACATTTACAATAATGCTGTTGGACATTTACAATAATGCTGTTGGACATTTCCAATAATGCTGTTGGACATTTACAATAATGCTGTTGGACATTTCCAATAATGCTGTTGGACATTTCCtggtgttgttgtgttattattGGATGTTGTGCCAGGCAATCTTTCCTATCTTCACTTTGCCTCTTTCACTTTCTTTCTTACCGGGTGTGATGATGCAATAGATATACTGCCACGGCCTTTATAGCGGTCAAGGGATTTTATTTatcaaaaatcactgaaactggaaacacttatgtccctcactagctttaagcaccaactgtcagagcagctcacagattactgcacatgtacatagcccatctataatttagcccaaacaactacctctttccctactgtatttatttaatttatttatttattttgctcctttgcacaccagtatttttatttctactttgcacattcttccactgcaaatctaccattccagtgttttacttgctatattgtatttaccttgccaccatggccttttttttgcctttacctcccttatctcacctcatttgctcacaccgtatatagacttgtttatactgtattattgactgtatgtttgttttactccatgtgtaattctgtgtcgttgtatgtgtcgaactgctttgctttatcgcaattgtaaatgataactttttctcaacttgcctacctggttaaataaaggtgaaataaatttgaTCTTATCTGATTTTGTGTGTAGGCCGAGACTGGATTCTATCCCCAAAAATGTTATTCCTCTGTGTGTTATATAATTGTAGAGGTACAAAGTCTTTAGTATTAGTTTTTATATGGCTGTATAAAGATGACAGTTTATTATCAAACTTGTGATAGAGATCACACTTCAGCCAAGAGGGGAATTTAATGCAGTTGAGATGTGGGAAAGGGAATTACCACTCTGCCATCTGGAGTTTTACTACATTTTTACCAAAACTGGATTCCATGTAACTTAGAGGTGATTGATTATTCATTATATCCACTCTATTAGCCTCTGTCAAATGCATTTTAAACTGTAATACATCTGTTCTGTGATGTCCTCCAGCATATTGGAGAATATTCTAGAATCTGACCCTTTCTACCCCTTTatctctgtatccatctttctctctctctctctccacccctcctccaggTCGTCTGTTGTTTGCTGGCTATAATGACTACACCATCAATGTGTGGGACGTCCTGAAGGGGACCAGAGTAGCCATCCTGTTTGGTCATGAGAACAGAGTCAGCTCACTCAGAGTCTCTCCTGATGGAACTGCTTTCTGCTCTGGGTCCTGGGACAACACTCTACGGGTGAGACAAGAGGGTAGGGGGGTCGGAAGGGAGCTGAAACAAGGAGGGACAACACCTTattttaaaaaatttttttttatttaactaggcaagtcagttaagaacaaattcttatttacaatgacggcctaccccggccaacgctgggctaattgtgcgccgccctttgggactcccaatcacggccagatgtgatacaacatgggctagagagagggggagaggctgAGAGTACCTATTTGTGGAAAACCCTGGTTCTGCAGAGTCATGCGTCAGACTATCCCCACAGTACATACTTCTGTTTTCCACTACAGGCACAGCCACAATATAGGATGCGGAAACCACCACTGAGAGatactgtagtagttgttgttcaTTAATGTCTGTGGAAGTATAGTAACACAGCCATAGACTTCCCTCTGGTGATCTCACCTACATCATTTTAGCAGACATGTTTATTCAGAGCGACTTAGTggatgcatacattttcatactccCCCCCCATACTGATTCCCCGTGGGAattaaacccacaaccctggcgttgcaagacCCTGGTGTTACAAGTGCCACGCTCTACCAACAGAGCCACACAGGGCCACTTCTCCTCCGAGTTGCTCTGCCTCATAATCTACACCGGTCTGACAAAGGGGGATTCTCCATCTCCCCAAAAATCTGATTTCTATCAAGGTTTCTTCCTTCCAGGGAGTTTTTCATTGTCACTATGCTGCTGCCTGCTCTTTGGGGTCTGCACCGGGTACCTGTAATATACTTTTTGACAAGTGCTGTTGTTTAAATGTCTTATTGAATACAATCTGATGTTCTGTGCTCTTTCTCGAACAGATCTGGGCCTAGAGCTGCTGATGTCATCAGAGCGAGACTGAACCCCTGGAagtcaggggtcagaggttaaggGTCAGGACCAGAGTCATGTGACCAGTCGACCCAGAGTGCCCATGGAGCACACCCTGCCGCAGAAAGAGTCTGCCCATAGAAACTATATTCAGTTACACACAATAATAAACTATCTAGGTTTGACTCACAGAGACTATTTGTTTGACTGAAGTTGGACTATACCAAATGCTCATCAGGTCAATGAGGTCCTAAAGCTTTATTATGAGCAGTATTacaattattattactattgtatTACTAAAGTCAGTTGAGCAGTTTTCCTCTACAGCAGGTCCTAGCCAATGCCATGCAGTACTGACTTTCCTGTATAGAAGCTAACTCACTGCCGTTTTTATGCTCTCTAGTCCCCCTTTAAACCTGCTTCACAGTCTGTAGTTTACCAGTCAATTAGACCTGCCCAGGTTGTAACTTGCTCAGATCTAAAGCGCAATACTACTGTTATATAAAACCAGGCCATAGACTGTGGCTAgccagagggagaaagagggagtgttTGAAGTATTGTTCATTTGTAATCATAGTCTTCttgtgaaataaatacattttatttaaattattGATTACTGGTGTCTTACAAGTTTGTTTTATCCTATGGTTATGATGGAAATGACGAAGAGGATGATGATATGGAGACAGGTAACGTTATTTCCATGACATCTGATTCTCTTCTAGCGGAACAATACAATTCAGGGAAATGCCATTTTTTGTGACGTTGCTTAGTGAGTATAAAGTCTGGCGAGAGCCTGGTGAGGCGGAAATACGGTTGATGACAGCGATCCTCCTTCCGTCTGTACGTGGAGAAAGCAGTCTGATCGCTGGGAGGGTGAGCTTTTTGTTAACTTTTTCCTACCTAGAATATGCGATTTATTTTTCTTCAACTATTCTTGGATAAGCGTATCAAGCTTCGGTTTTACAGATTGAGTGAATGGATCGATGCGGTTTGAGCCACTGATGTTGTTCGCTGCCTTGGTTTCTCTGGTCCTTTGTGTCAATCAGTACTACACTAGTTAGCTTTCAGCTGCTAGCCAGAAATGTCTAACGTTCGCGAGAAGCCCTACTTACTCATATCCAAACCATGACTGGTTATCTATTTTCCAATGTTGATGGTGACAAGAAAATGTAAAACAATCCAACCACTTAACgttaatttagctagctagattgcgATGTGTGTGACAAGTACAAATATGTCAATGTTCAAGTCAATTCAATTTTCTTTATAcggtactgtagctagctaacgtattAGCTCTAGCTACAACCCTCTTTCATGCCTCGTCCTGAATTAATCCAGACTTAAAGGGCTCTTAAATTAGATTTGACTGGCTTGCTCACATAGCcagttatttagctagctagttacaaaGCTACCTAGCCAACTGTGTACCGTTCTATTTACAGATTAGTTCAAGCTTGCTATGTGGTCTATGCAGCTCATTGGAAAACGTAGCTTTGCTTTCAGTTTTGAGTACAAGCCTCTACTTGGTATTGCACAGAGGATGTCACCTCTTTAGGATTAGATTGAGGTTGTTTCCAATAGACCATGTAGGGTGGGTTGTGGAGTGAAGCCTGCTGTATAATGTATTACCTTTTAGGCATAACAATATGAATATTGAGAATGTTTCCTCTATAGTCTAGCCCCTGCAGTGTGGGCTGTGAGAAATGAACTGCATGTGATAATGTATTGATAGTGTTTCCTGTATTTATCATGTCGTGCTGCCTGTGGAAAAAAACTGTAGCAGAGGCCCTTTCTGATATATAGGCTATAGATGATGTATTAACTGTATGTCTTCCTGTAGACCATGTCATGCGGGCTGTGGAAAGAAACCCTGGCAATAGCAGAggactacctgtctgtctgcagtaTTATCCCTGCCAGTGGGTCCCGGAAAGCCCCGCCTGGTCCTCCTCCCAGCGACTCGGCTGCAGCCATGCGGCGCCAGGCCCGGGACATGGAGGCCAAGCACCGGGCCCGCTTCCATGCCCTGGCACACAGCTTCCTGTGCCAATGCGGGCCGGACCCCTGCGCCTGTCTGAGGAGGGTGAtggaggagctggtgggagaTGGACAGATGAACTGGGGGAGGGTGGTCtctctgttcaccttcactggtGTGCTGGTCAGAGAACTACAGGGAGAGGACACAGACCAGGGGCTGGGTAATGGCATGGAGCTGGGGGGGAAGGAGAGCTGCAGGGCACTGGCGGAGACCATAGCAGACTacctaggagaggagaagagtgactGGATGCTGGAGAACAAAGGCTGGGTAGGTTTGAGCAGTAAGCATCACACACATGCGCTTATGgacacatatgcacgcacacacacaggatcaTTGATTAAGCTGGTGGGAATTAGAGATGGGAATCTGGGCTCATGTCAGCAGCACTAGTTCTCTGTCAAGCTAAGAGAAACAGTTGGACAATGACACCTTCTATTGTCAATAATGTCTGTTTCAGACACCTTGTGGCTTCTTGCTATGTGGCTGCTGTGTTTGTGCTACCAACACAATGTTCTGGTCTAATCCAGAAATGACTGCTTAAAACGCAGGATTTTTGTGGTACAAGAAATATGACAATATTGGGGACAGTTTCCCAGACAGATTAAGTCTaggggcggaaggtagcctagtggttaagaacattgggccagtaacgggaaggttgctggtttgaatccgagacaactaggtgaaaaatctgtcgatgtccCCTCGAGCAAGGCCTTAATTcctcctgtaaatcactctggataagagcgtctactaAATTACTGTAAAAGTGTCAATGTAGTTCTGGAACCTCAATGGAGAATTCCCACAATTTGAAATTGTGTCTGGGGCCCTAAATTtgccttttttttttattctttttttttaacccctttctctccccaatttcgtggtatccacttgtttagtagctaccatcttgtctcatcgctacaactcctgtacgggctcgggagagacgaaggttgaaacacagcgcgcatccaacccagaagccagccgcaccaatgtgttggaggaaacaccatgcacctggcaaccttggttagtgcgcactgcgcccggcccgccacaggagtcgctggtgcgcgatgagacaaggatatccctaccggccaagccctccctaacccggacgacgctaggccaattgtgcgtcaccccatgggcgcgaacccagagtctctggtgtgACAGAGActctgcgccacccgggaggccaccaAATTTGCCTTTTTATGCTGTTGTGTCACAGTAGATTTATAAATGTATGCGGGCTGTGGAAAGAAACACTTCAGTCAATACAGAGTGATTTTACTGTGGTGTGGACTATAAACCCTGGTTGTCTGAGAGGTCAAAGGTCTACCTGTCACTTTAAAGCGGGTTTGTCCAAGGTCAACACAGCCAGTATAGTCATATAAAGTGGATCAGGGGTAGTGGGGTTACTGGGGTACTCCAAAACAACATAGGACTGTAGTGCTGGGGTAGCAACAACACAGCTGCAGCTCAATTTGTTGACTGCTTTTGTGAAttaacccccacccccccaccccccccagccAGCTGGTCCCAACAGCCGTATGTACCGTCTCTAACGTAACAGTATAGTGACCTCCAAGCACACAACAATCGTTAATACTCAAAAACTAGTCTGGATCAGAACAACAAATGGACTGATGAACACAACCAGCTGGGTCTGGATCAGAACAACAAATAGACTGATGAACACAACCAGCTGGGTCTGGATCAGAACAACAAATAGACTGATGAACACAACCAGCTGGGTCTGGATCAGTACAACAAATAGACTGATGAACACAACCAGCTGGGTCTGGATCAGAACAACAAATAGACTGATGAACACAACCAGCTGGGTCTGGATCAGAACAACAAATAGACTGATGAACACAACCAGCTGGGTCTGGATCAGAACAACAAATAGACTGATGAACACAACCAGCTGGGTCTGGATCAGAACAACAAATAGACTGATGAACACAACCAGCTGGGTCTGGATCAGAACAACAAATAAACTGATGAACACAACCAGCTGGGTCTGGATCAGTACAACAAATAGACTGATGAACACAACCAGCTGGGTCTGGATCAGAACAACAAATAGACTGATGAACACAACCAGCTGGGTCTGGATCAGAACAACAAATAGACTGATGAACACAACCAGCTGGGTCTGGATCAGAACAACAAATAGACTGATGAACACAACCAGCTGTGTCTGGATCAGAACAACAAATAGACTGATGAACACAACCAGCTGTGTCTGGATCAGAACAACAAATAAACTGATGAACACAACCAGCTGGGTCTGGATCAGAACAACAAATAGACTGATGAACACAACCAGCTGGGTCTGGATCAGAACAACAAATAGACTGATGAACACAACCAGCTGGGTCTGGATCAGAACAACAAATAGACTGATGAACACAACCAGCTGGGTCTGGATCAGAACAACAAATAGACTGATGAACACAACCAGCTGGGTCTGGATCAGAACAACAAATAGACTGATGAACACAACCACATTTTGAGATTTGCCTTACTAATCACGACACAGGTCTGTTATAGCAGGGACTGTCCACAGGCAGTTGTTTCTCGGTCTGAAAACACGAGAGGAAATGGGGCTTTTTGAGCAGTATTGAACTAAGTTTCTTGACTTCCTTATTTTGATCTCTAGCCTGGTCCTTTGATACACCATCGTGACCTGAATAAGTGTTCAATAAAATATATGGATCTAATCTTCTCTCTTCTAGGAGGGCTTCtgtaagttcttccacacagcaAGAGAGGTGAACCAGGACTCGTCCATGAAAACTGCCCTGTTTGCTGCTGCTGGCGTGGGCATCGCAGGGTTAACCTTCCTCCTGGTCCGCTAACACACAGCACAAGCCCTGCTGCATCATTAGTCTCATTTCAAAGTGATGGCCGTGTGGTAGGTCTTCAATGGGTTAAATGGTGTCACAACAGGGGCAAAACACTGTCTTGAAaatgaggggtgggggagagactAACTTAGGGCCAAAATATCTTTTTTTGAATAGTGGATGGGACATGTCCCCCTTCACCCCCTGGTGAGTTACACCCATGTGTCACACTGAAGCAGGATTCCATTACATGGTTTAGTTTCATTCATCAACTGAATGTTTCCACATCTTTCAGTCTGCAGTAATACCTTCAACTATTACCAACTCTATGATTCAGTCATACTTAGAGATTGTACCACAACAAACTAAAGGCCTTCTGAAATGATGGAATATGTGAATATTATTAGTTTACATATCTTTCCGCTGTTATGTTATTAAAATATAGTATTTTGTCAAAGCGAGAGCACAGGGACCACATGTTGTGTTGACCACAACTGGACTACTATGGTTGGTTGCATTCTGTTTGACCGTGCAGCTACACAGATGACCATTTAGATGTGGATGGCTGCATTCTGTTTGACCGTGCAGCTACACAGATGACCATTTAGATGTGGATGGCTGCATTCTGTTTGACCGTGCAGCTACACAGATGACCATTTAGATGTGGTTGGTTGCATTCTGTTTGACCGTGCAGCTACACAGATGACCATTTAGATGTGGTTGGTTGCATTCTGTTTGACCGTGCAGCTACACAGATGACCATTTAGATGTGGATGGCTGCTTCTCAAATGGGGACTTCATCCCTATCTCAGGGCTATTCAAATCCAAGCCTGACGTAGTCCTGCTtatctgttctacctgatcattaatgGCACCCaactggtgtctcaggtctaaagcCGTTCCTGGTAAGAGGGGAGGAATGAAAATCAACAGTGGAACTGGCTTGTTGGTCCAGATTTCAATATCCCTGACCTATATAGAAATGGGGTGGCATTTGGGGACAAACCCCATCATTTTGTCCACTGCTTAGTGTCCTGACTTGTTTTTATGAATGTCCCTCTTGCCTTTCTACTtcaagtaatgtgtgtgtgtgtgtgtggcaagaaTATTTTTTAGTGTAATAAACATACattaatatattatatttatatgaaataaaaatgttaagTTGCCATCTTTGCATTGCCCCTTGGCAGATTTCattgttattttgtagtttacctttttctctctgtctcgtcaTGTTAGACATCCATTTCTAGTTTATAAAAACAGGGTTCTTCTACTCCAGGCCCGGAGGTCCACATTACTGCCCGATTCTTTTCTACCTGCTAATTGATTGGCCCCGTCTCTGAGATGATGAAAACCAGAAGTGTTCAGGTCCTCCAGGCCTGTAGTTAAATATCCTTGGTCTGTCTGTGTAGGTTTCTATCAGTGTCTGAGATGGTATGTAATGTTTTTCAGGGCTTTACAGACAGTGGTGCTACAGTGTGAGATGATATTAAGCATGTCTGCCTCAGACCAATTGACTAGACATGGTCTGCATTGCAaatgcaccctgttccctatagtgCGTGACTTATTTATGTCTTTTTCTAAATAAAAAGTTTCAGTCATGGAGttacagtactgtcttttgttAAAGGTGAGTGTGAGAGACTGCAGGATGGTAAAGACACTGATAGTCCAGGAGTCCTTTTGGTTTCACTTTGACTTCAGAACTCTTTCTGACTTCTTGTTACGGTCACTAAGTGTTTATCAGCCTACACACTACCCCTCATCTCCCCCATCATGGTCTTGCAGGCCTCCGGCTCCACATCTCGTCTCTCCGATACTCTTCTCAGAATAAAAGCGCTGACTTGTATCCTGTTACACAACTGCAGCTACTGCTATTTTAGATGCAACTAATGGTACTTTAGTCACCGTCACATACAAGGCTGTGGTTACTGCTGTTCTCTACACACTCACCACAAGCCTTCTAAGAAACACAGCCATTGCTGTGAGAAACACAACTTTGTCTTTCACGGAGTCACATTTGTCTCAATAGTTTTTGCTAAATGTATTTCTGGTGAATTGGAAATCCAGTGTTTTCTCCTAGCCAGAGAATTCAGTCCTACGCTCAGTGACGCTACAGCGATGAGACTTGTCTGTCAGTGAGGGGGCGGGATTAGACCAGTGCCGTAACCATTCGGTCTTATCCTTGTCTACCAGGATGAGATGTACGGACAGAGACTGAAACCTCTTAACTAATGGCACTTTAGTCACCATCACATACAAAGCTGTGGTTACCGCTGTTCTCTACACGTAGCCACAGCAAACCTTCTAGGACGCTGCAGTTGTCTCTTGTTACACAAGTCAGCACTTTTTATTCAAATTCTGAGAAGTGTATCGGAGAGACGAGATGTGGAGCATGAGGCCTGCCCCATCAAGATGAGATCA
Proteins encoded:
- the LOC110514838 gene encoding anti-apoptotic protein NR13 codes for the protein MPFFVTLLSEYKVWREPGEAEIRLMTAILLPSVRGESSLIAGRTMSCGLWKETLAIAEDYLSVCSIIPASGSRKAPPGPPPSDSAAAMRRQARDMEAKHRARFHALAHSFLCQCGPDPCACLRRVMEELVGDGQMNWGRVVSLFTFTGVLVRELQGEDTDQGLGNGMELGGKESCRALAETIADYLGEEKSDWMLENKGWEGFCKFFHTAREVNQDSSMKTALFAAAGVGIAGLTFLLVR